A genomic segment from Nematostella vectensis chromosome 6, jaNemVect1.1, whole genome shotgun sequence encodes:
- the LOC5521405 gene encoding major surface-labeled trophozoite antigen 417: MNLTRAYKTFEMGERVSLVNYMVVLACFVANLLVGIQVNGIHANGSAVNNTTCQPCPVGSYSNNSSPLCIVCKEGYCTSVKSCVRCPPGQFQNNTAQGSCTKCAPGYFQEQFGQPNCSACEPGHFQPNSGQISCPPCTDGQYQNKSGQSTCLECTAGQYQNKPGQSTCLECTAGQYQNKPGQSTCLECTAGQYQNKPGQSTCLECTAGQYQNKPGQSTCLECTAGQYQNKPGQSTCLECTAGQYQNKPGQSTCLECTAGQYQNKSGQAKCLPCAAGQHQNKNGQGYCLPCPAGNYQGSQGKALCLPCSKGYHQNKTGQTSCVPCAVGHFQSQEGQPICELCEHGEYQNKTGQEICRTCPAGHYQDQMGQTTCRVCKQGTFQPLEILQTRDVCFPCPAGSFCNHTACESCAPCPARKQSSFGSANCTFCPPGTFKDQESVDMCQSCKSGWYQPLSGETSCIECPEGYFCPWPDRRPDPCQPDQYCPAGSQNPGSMCNPLYTRNPKSRACEPSAELVGLIAAVVIGLFLAGMYFAYKKWRRRRGEEQRLLVEDSQPVYTGW; the protein is encoded by the exons ATGAACCTGACCAGAGCCTACAAAACCTTTGAAATGGGAGAACGTGTATCTTTGGTGAATTATATGGTCGTTTTGGCCTGTTTCGTCG CCAATCTTCTTGTGGGTATTCAGGTGAATGGTATCCATGCCAATGGCAGTGCCGTCAACAATACTACATGCCAACCATGCCCTGTAGGCAGCTACAGTAATAATA GTTCGCCATTATGTATAGTGTGCAAGGAGGGTTACTGTACCAGTGTCAAGTCATGTGTCAGATGCCCACCCGGACAGTTTCAAAATAACACTGCACAGGGCTCATGTACCAAATGTGCTCCTGGATATTTCCAGGAACAGTTCGGCCAGCCAAACTGCTCTGCATGTGAGCCTGGTCATTTCCAGCCAAATTCTGGACAAATCAGTTGCCCGCCGTGTACTGATGGAcaatatcaaaataaatcTGGGCAATCTACGTGCCTTGAATGCACAGCAGGGCAATACCAAAATAAACCTGGACAATCTACGTGCCTTGAATGCACAGCTGGGCAATACCAAAATAAACCTGGACAATCTACTTGCCTTGAATGCACAGCTGGGCAATACCAAAATAAACCTGGACAATCTACGTGCCTTGAATGCACAGCTGGGCAATACCAAAATAAACCTGGACAATCTACTTGCCTTGAATGCACAGCTGGGCAATACCAAAATAAACCTGGACAATCTACTTGCCTTGAATGCACAGCTGGGCAATACCAAAATAAACCTGGACAATCTACTTGCCTTGAATGCACAGCTGGGCAATACCAAAATAAGTCTGGCCAAGCAAAATGTTTACCATGTGCTGCTGGACAGCACCAGAACAAGAATGGACAAGGGTATTGCCTTCCTTGTCCAGCTGGTAACTACCAGGGAAGCCAGGGAAAAGCATTATGTTTACCATGTAGTAAAGGGTACCACCAAAACAAAACTGGTCAAACTAGTTGTGTACCTTGCGCTGTGGGGCATTTTCAGTCGCAGGAAGGTCAACCAATATGTGAATTATGTGAGCATGGtgaatatcaaaataaaactgGACAAGAGATCTGCAGGACCTGCCCTGCTGGTCATTACCAGGATCAAATGGGCCAAACAACATGTCGTGTCTGCAAACAAGGGACATTCCAGCCTCTGGAAATACT CCAAACTCGAGATGTTTGTTTCCCATGTCCTGCTGGTAGCTTCTGCAA CCACACAGCTTGTGAGTCATGTGCACCTTGTCCTGCCCGTAAGCAGTCTAGTTTTGGATCTGCAAACTGTACATTCTGCCCACCAG GGACCTTCAAAGATCAGGAAAGTGTAGATATGTGTCAAAGCTGTAAAAGTGGGTGGTACCAGCCACTTAGTGGTGAAACTTCATGTATAGAGTGCCCTGAAGGTTATTTTTGTCCG TGGCCAGACCGTAGACCAGATCCCTGCCAGCCAGATCAGTACTGCCCTGCAGGATCTCAGAACCCAGGCTCCATGTGCAACCCCCTCTACACCAGGAATCCCAAGTCTCGA GCCTGTGAGCCATCTGCAGAGCTAGTGGGCCTCATTGCAGCAGTTGTTATAG GGCTATTTCTCGCTGGAATGTACTTTGCATACAAAAAGTGGAGAAG GAGAAGAGGTGAAGAACAAAGACTTCTCGTGGAAGACAGCCAGCCTGTGTACACTGGGTGGTAG
- the LOC116604349 gene encoding uncharacterized protein LOC116604349 — translation MGCFLGRQQRAEIEPLLQGRLGLANFRNGRDEANSTRDRRCIKWTVKGMARTLGIWDPSGCGVMLSFLMALISLFQLAYDLFVVCGCPGFDCGYLQKHGNHQKQKPFRKTSNTMYTLASMGGFFSFTLLLICLLLVKRRRKLYDYKALVPPDVLDHDLSNRHLNVMSGTVALTVVLFSGSVGLFYYIVHSEPKNTYFYWLVTGVASQFLSQWAAIVACHLFAICCCSMGK, via the coding sequence ATGGGCTGCTTTCTTGGACGCCAACAGAGAGCTGAAATCGAACCGCTATTACAAGGGCGTCTCGGTTTGGCTAATTTCAGAAATGGAAGAGACGAAGCAAATTCTACTAGAGATCGAAGATGCATCAAATGGACCGTTAAAGGGATGGCCCGGACACTTGGCATATGGGATCCCTCGGGTTGTGGTGTCATGCTATCCTTTCTCATGGCATTGATTAGCTTGTTTCAGCTTGCCTACGATCTTTTTGTCGTCTGTGGCTGCCCTGGTTTTGACTGTGGATACCTCCAAAAGCACGGCAATCATCAGAAGCAAAAACCCTTTCGCAAGACATCCAATACAATGTACACACTGGCTTCCATGGGCGGATTCTTCTCCTTTACCTTGCTGCTTATTTGTCTGCTGCTCGTGAAAAGACGACGCAAGCTTTATGACTACAAAGCACTAGTTCCCCCAGACGTCTTAGATCACGACTTGTCAAACAGACACTTGAACGTCATGTCTGGAACTGTAGCACTCACCGTTGTGCTCTTTTCAGGTTCGGTCGGTTTGTTCTATTACATCGTACACTCTGAACCGAAAAACACTTATTTCTACTGGTTAGTGACTGGTGTAGCTTCGCAGTTTCTCTCCCAGTGGGCGGCTATAGTAGCATGCCATTTATTTGCAATCTGCTGCTGTTCAATGGGTAAGTAG
- the LOC5521516 gene encoding NADH dehydrogenase [ubiquinone] 1 alpha subcomplex assembly factor 2, which yields MQWFRAIAGFLRPSRRLVGTDLDGNKYYEIVRSGSHAGDMSQRTKREVVTKLKHDQYTPGTNPIEWESWIRGKREEPPTHEEIIARINKQITLKDRIQQVEKKEDERRAKEHAEGLVHVGNNATSAKPVGHASAPVYKDLNMKPQASTTSKGFQPGAWTPGTSATMEGDQKGQEAETYEPDAWVPPGTKK from the coding sequence ATGCAGTGGTTTAGGGCAATTGCTGGCTTTTTAAGACCGTCAAGACGGCTCGTAGGGACAGATTTAGACGGGAATAAATACTACGAAATCGTTCGTTCAGGCAGCCATGCCGGGGATATGTCACAGAGAACCAAACGCGAGGTCGTAACGAAACTAAAACATGATCAGTACACACCAGGGACTAACCCAATAGAATGGGAATCATGGATTCGAGGCAAGAGAGAGGAGCCGCCAACACACGAAGAAATAATAGCGAGAATCAACAAACAGATTACACTGAAGGATAGAATTCagcaagttgaaaaaaaagaagacgAGAGAAGAGCTAAAGAACATGCCGAAGGCCTGGTCCATGTAGGTAATAATGCAACATCTGCCAAACCAGTTGGTCATGCTTCAGCTCCAGTTTATAAGGACCTTAATATGAAACCTCAGGCAAGCACCACATCTAAAGGTTTCCAGCCTGGAGCTTGGACACCGGGTACATCTGCTACCATGGAAGGTGACCAGAAAGGCCAGGAAGCAGAGACATATGAACCAGATGCTTGGGTACCTCCAGGCACCAAGAAATAA